The Spirochaetota bacterium genome has a segment encoding these proteins:
- a CDS encoding phosphoglycerate mutase family protein has translation MEAIIVQHGEAVEASVNPERPLSKKGQEQCIKLAQFLKIISWKPDIIIHSGILRAYESAAIVAEKFHCEVAVNKLINPKDNPDAIIQYLLLEKRNVIVVTHKPFIDVLMARVLATSQTGLITITNASPVFVSSDGEMLYCKAYIPETMIDAIIRSFSNRQS, from the coding sequence ATGGAAGCAATTATAGTACAGCATGGTGAAGCAGTAGAGGCATCGGTAAACCCTGAAAGACCATTATCAAAAAAGGGCCAGGAACAATGTATCAAATTAGCCCAATTTTTGAAAATCATTAGCTGGAAACCTGATATTATTATTCATAGTGGCATATTGAGGGCCTATGAAAGTGCGGCGATAGTAGCTGAAAAATTTCATTGTGAAGTAGCGGTCAATAAATTAATCAACCCCAAAGACAATCCTGATGCTATTATACAGTATTTATTGCTTGAAAAAAGAAATGTTATCGTGGTAACCCATAAACCATTTATTGATGTACTGATGGCACGAGTTCTTGCAACTTCTCAAACCGGGCTTATAACGATCACCAATGCGTCTCCCGTTTTTGTATCCAGTGATGGCGAAATGCTCTATTGCAAAGCGTATATTCCTGAAACAATGATAGATGCCATTATTCGTTCTTTTTCAAACCGGCAATCATAA
- a CDS encoding lysylphosphatidylglycerol synthase transmembrane domain-containing protein, with protein sequence MKKARYIFLLIGILILVFLFKTFGLQKTISQIIAVGWGFWIIVSIFIFSHIFLTLGWKVLINHPVTFKTFILLVLARIGGDSTSSINAFGSIAGEPLKAMYMKEHIPLQVGLASVVLDRTAHSLANALMFLTGIILSLFILKLPSYITAIALSFFLLTLIMIAIIIQKQREGLLDFIISLVPSRFSKKLITEERRKKIEELDEEIKYIFSSKSHIHKFIISILLHYFAVTISCTLEIYLIVYFLNIPFNIYHALFLYVFGLFLTSVMFFMPANLGTSEGSYSLALTLLGYDPSLGLTIGIVRRLRTFVWSIIGIIILMIAGLKKNE encoded by the coding sequence ATGAAAAAAGCTCGTTACATTTTTTTATTAATTGGAATACTAATACTTGTTTTTCTTTTTAAAACTTTTGGTCTTCAAAAAACAATATCACAAATTATAGCTGTTGGATGGGGATTCTGGATCATCGTCAGCATATTTATATTCAGCCATATTTTTCTTACCCTGGGCTGGAAGGTTTTGATTAATCATCCTGTTACCTTCAAAACGTTTATACTACTTGTACTTGCCCGCATAGGTGGCGACTCAACATCTTCTATCAATGCTTTTGGCTCTATTGCCGGGGAGCCATTAAAAGCAATGTATATGAAAGAGCACATCCCCCTGCAGGTGGGATTAGCCTCTGTAGTGCTTGATAGAACAGCGCATTCACTGGCAAATGCATTAATGTTTTTAACAGGTATTATATTGAGCTTATTCATTCTCAAATTGCCATCGTATATTACTGCTATTGCGTTAAGCTTTTTTTTACTGACACTGATTATGATTGCTATCATTATTCAAAAGCAACGGGAAGGGTTACTGGATTTTATCATTTCATTAGTACCATCACGTTTTAGTAAAAAGCTTATAACAGAAGAAAGACGGAAAAAAATTGAAGAATTGGATGAAGAAATTAAATATATTTTCAGCAGCAAATCGCATATACATAAGTTCATCATTTCTATACTGCTTCATTATTTTGCAGTGACAATTTCCTGCACATTGGAGATATATCTGATTGTATACTTCCTTAATATCCCCTTTAATATCTACCATGCACTATTTTTGTATGTATTTGGGCTTTTTTTAACATCTGTCATGTTTTTTATGCCAGCAAATTTAGGTACCAGTGAAGGATCGTATTCGTTAGCTCTTACACTATTAGGGTATGACCCTTCTTTAGGGCTTACTATAGGTATTGTACGGAGATTGCGTACCTTTGTATGGTCTATAATAGGTATTATTATTCTTATGATTGCCGGTTTGAAAAAGAACGAATAA
- a CDS encoding patatin family protein: MLIVSAFIRYLSKHRQKKSFPTKKVLILEGGGMRGVFLTGVLQAFTDREYFPFSLIIGSSAGALTGVAYSAHQIYLARDAFFGVLLSESFIKISNILRPTKHILNLDWMVSTVIEGKETLNFQYLKHSIPVLITATEYSDNNPPSTVYLHSMKDDIITSLKASAAIPVLYRGFVEYNNRKLCDGGLLDPIPYKKALSLGYKEEDILVVVTRKKGYRKKEESFWIRYLIENYFKDSKYRYLIQALENRYLMYNSILDELEHKHKKIDIIYPPDDFNVDRLTRDPKKILEGFEQGVQSAKNFLLSYR, encoded by the coding sequence ATGCTAATAGTATCTGCATTTATTAGGTACTTATCAAAACACCGTCAAAAAAAATCATTTCCTACAAAGAAAGTCCTCATCTTAGAAGGTGGTGGCATGCGTGGAGTATTTTTAACAGGAGTTCTTCAGGCATTCACCGACAGAGAATATTTTCCTTTTAGCTTAATCATAGGATCATCAGCTGGTGCTTTAACAGGTGTTGCATACTCAGCACACCAAATTTATTTAGCACGTGATGCTTTTTTTGGGGTCCTGTTAAGTGAAAGTTTTATAAAAATATCAAATATACTTCGACCAACAAAGCATATATTAAATTTAGACTGGATGGTTTCAACAGTCATTGAAGGTAAAGAAACATTGAATTTTCAATACTTGAAACACTCTATCCCTGTATTGATAACTGCCACTGAATATAGCGATAATAATCCTCCATCTACAGTATATCTTCATTCAATGAAAGATGATATTATAACATCATTAAAAGCATCTGCCGCAATACCTGTATTATATCGTGGATTTGTAGAATACAACAATCGCAAATTATGTGATGGAGGGTTACTTGATCCCATACCTTATAAAAAAGCATTAAGCCTTGGTTACAAGGAAGAAGATATCCTTGTTGTTGTAACAAGAAAAAAAGGATACAGAAAAAAAGAAGAATCATTCTGGATCAGATATCTTATTGAAAATTACTTTAAGGATTCAAAATATCGTTATCTTATTCAGGCACTGGAAAACAGGTACCTCATGTATAATTCCATTCTTGATGAACTGGAACATAAACATAAAAAAATAGATATTATCTATCCACCAGATGATTTCAATGTAGACAGATTGACCCGTGACCCCAAAAAAATTCTGGAAGGATTTGAACAGGGTGTCCAGTCCGCAAAAAACTTTTTATTATCATACCGGTAA